Proteins from one Plasmodium cynomolgi strain B DNA, chromosome 10, whole genome shotgun sequence genomic window:
- a CDS encoding hypothetical protein (putative): protein MLGRLLRIAVLLPLLSVRVRSENDISVKGSLTVANLKISSKGNKENGILFQSKEVEYKMGMNPLGHFIISRKNKPIISIDEHDNMNLLNQDLVVKTLTIDGIFKVRHVNQFQMIVHEMFSSSTSTKGWLGDNFDNFTSVCGGINMLGGYGKLSKGRVHKIFENIPSHTQIRIKANFHFIDEWNSHTAYLKVGRDDQEDLFYVWTDSHSSKGGLENAVNICGNTIGESKFSSVIDVVIPHNSSKLIVEFGTTIQVDDPKTVSWGISNFQLFIV, encoded by the coding sequence ATGCTGGGTAGGCTCCTCCGCATTGCAGTACTGCTCCCCCTGCTGAGCGTGCGAGTGCGCAGCGAAAACGACATTTCCGTGAAGGGCAGCCTAACCGTGGCGAATCTCAAAATTTCGTCCAAAGGTAACAAAGAAAATGGCATCCTTTTCCAGAGTAAAGAAGTAGAATACAAGATGGGGATGAACCCACTAGGGCACTTCATAATAAGTAGGAAAAACAAGCCAATCATAAGTATCGATGAACACGATAATATGAACCTGTTGAATCAGGACCTAGTTGTGAAGACATTAACTATCGATGGAATATTCAAGGTCCGTCATGTAAACCAATTCCAGATGATTGTACACGAGATGTTCAGTAGCAGTACAAGTACGAAAGGATGGTTAGGTGATAACTTTGATAATTTCACATCTGTGTGTGGTGGAATCAATATGTTAGGTGGATATGGAAAGCTCTCCAAAGGTAGGGTTCACAAAATATTTGAGAATATCCCAAGTCATACACAGATTCGAATTAAAGCAAATTTCCATTTCATTGATGAATGGAATTCCCATACGGCTTATTTAAAAGTTGGAAGAGATGATCAGGAGgaccttttttatgtctgGACAGATAGCCACTCCTCCAAGGGGGGCCTCGAAAATGCAGTGAATATTTGTGGTAATACCATTGGTGAGTCGAAATTCAGCTCCGTGATCGACGTGGTCATACCACACAACTCGAGCAAACTCATCGTGGAGTTCGGCACCACCATTCAGGTCGATGACCCGAAGACTGTTTCCTGGGGCATCTCTAACTTTCAGCTGTTCATCGTGTGA
- a CDS encoding hypothetical protein (putative) → MNVRKSILNYLILHSSIVRRNHHKSYHKECRQRGSPNGMEKNSKMKSVRPNYFVCIPLSGNKALVEELLKVQNHVASKFEMLKECAIERNKFHISLLILHVKKSQMESSKEAFHEAMEEIKKLNHQAISFDTLETFRNDVLYAALQEGSRNAANPIGKSAANPIGKSAANPIGKSAANPIGKSAANPIGKSAANPIDKSAANPIDKSAANPIDKSAASPSTHQRGDKEEITPHMTIMKNSYLRKIYANRKPQIFPDYYADFNLSKLQNERVLPNKIQFLEMDTDSATSYYRIIAECGLP, encoded by the exons ATGAATGTAAGAAAAAGCatcttaaattatttaattctgCATAGCAGCATCGTCCGGAGGAACCATCACAAGAGCTATCACAAGGAATGCAGGCAGCGCGGCAGCCCCAacggaatggaaaaaaacagcaaaatgaaaagcgtTAGGCCCAACTATTTTGTTTGCATCCCCCTGTCAGGCAACAAAGCGTTAGTGGAAGAATTGCTCAAAGTGCAAAACCACGTCGCTTCGAAATTTGAAATGCTCAAAGAATGTGCAATTGAGAGAAACAAGTTTCACATATCTCTCCTCATATTACACGTGAAGAAGTCCCAAATGGAGTCTTCCAAGGAGGCCTTCCACGAAGCCAtggaggaaattaaaaagctcAACCATCAAGCCATTTCGTTCGACACACTGGAAACGTTTCGAAACGACGTTTTGTATGCAGCGCTGCAGGAGGGCAGCAGGAA TGCAGCCAACCCGATCGGAAAGAGTGCAGCCAACCCGATCGGAAAGAGTGCAGCCAACCCGATCGGAAAGAGTGCAGCCAACCCGATCGGAAAGAGTGCAGCCAACCCGATCGGAAAGAGTGCAGCCAACCCGATCGACAAAAGTGCAGCCAACCCGATCGACAAAAGTGCAGCCAACCCGATCGACAAAAGTGCAGCCAGCCCCAGCACACACCAACGCGGCgacaaagaagaaataacCCCCCACATGACCATCATGAAAAACTCCTACCTGAGAAAAATCTACGCCAACAGGAAGCCCCAGATTTTCCCCGACTATTACGCCGACTTCAACTTGTCCAAACTGCAAAATGAGCGGGTCCTACCCAACAAAATACAGTTCCTCGAAATGGACACGGACTCGGCAACGTCGTACTATAGAATCATCGCTGAATGTGGCCTTCCTTAA
- a CDS encoding hypothetical protein (putative), which yields SSRVGGAKKQKKLSSKTAKHINYVFEKKKKADEVKSFNSIKRRKLKEVPSSQFHFICHLKNGEVQSARRGSVSLLRGALPPSGQAQLPWGEVTPNGEATIGESLPIWENRPIGESLPNGEIRTAGEAFQFFPRATIRQDRREKDLKNASALSSIVHLGRNKDICNTYLKGTLINIYHEENHNNVILKMMKELQHTYTYMNSRQISLIIYNLYQYFFTQVVKQIHGKDNPSNYEWYLRLFYVVDDGLFVTPRNKGERYQTDMPVDNSLMRNLLITLSRNVKTYMHCEDDLNTLSRIAFVYSYFCVRDNTLVELLIRKIFQCMHMKKNKKIKYFSLAALAFEKWKLYSVKFMHAYSSLLTKTVDKLTRKGEGVLINREKKKKKKKTKLKHVNLFDVHKKEKKKLSLISLKDILTYLYVLKRNDVKDNNFVERLLRYASLFWGDDLGAQGCTPGECVSLSVNKKKESFNTDTVSQKNKLLTSPAFRSALYANRKRHKNRSNMLTLYALYRISKRAARRREMPLSCFANRVWLHGDGEKGPTPHEEGGESNVPMHNKPVELSIKSWQNDPRDSTPSENSSAFSPADYGPESTVFINKQRTWVSFYKKEVIPMTVFLHHLTRYYYTFLKKKEDFSKLTKLYRDVLLNSDLTNLHFFYTHKIVSVVRHTDDICSNLISTSLYTSAVHKCKRYIALKNAGVFSDVCAQNVCACVVILYIQVLKNKIKDDPLTEALIEFLVKFFSTCQPEQVTHQFLIPPLKLLSMLQCLRVKVGPRDDKRYVVMEAMDKTNGVTKKRSNVDQLPSRNTNNQIDEQKNNVKSNGKNALPSRKTKLQLLNGTILTILKGLNWNNVDNFLLLKSYKYMNRLAGQEKKAKFCMNIVRQKNHLLCNKITHAVKVKVHDFNCEELMKVYLYSGNNFKRKTLLLRNFFTNLLLSNGGIVHRGDNNFFYAVF from the coding sequence AGCAGCCGAGTAGGTGGAGCaaagaaacagaagaagCTAAGCTCCAAAACGGCGAAACATATCAACTACGTGTtcgagaagaaaaagaaggcgGATGAGGTAAAAAGCTTTAATAGCataaagaggaggaagctgAAGGAGGTGCCTTCTTCCCAGTTTCACTTCATTTGCCaccttaaaaatggggaagtgcAATCTGCGCGAAGGGGGAGCGTTTCGCTGCTAAGGGGGGCGCTGCCTCCCTCGGGACAGGCGCAGCTTCCGTGGGGCGAGGTgaccccaaatggggaagccaCGATTGGTGAATCGCTCCCAATTTGGGAAAACCGCCCAATTGGTGAATCgctcccaaatggggaaatccGCACTGCCGGGGAGGCGTTCCAATTCTTCCCGCGCGCAACGATCCGGCAAGACAGGAGGGAGAAGGACCTGAAGAACGCGAGTGCGCTGAGCAGCATCGTCCATTTGGGGAGAAACAAAGACATATGCAACACCTATCTTAAAGGCACCCTAATCAACATATACCACGAGGAAAATCACAACAACGTAATCctaaaaatgatgaaggaACTGCAACACACATACACTTATATGAACAGCCGACAAATAAgcttaattatttataaccTCTACCAGTACTTCTTCACCCAAGTAGTAAAGCAAATTCACGGAAAGGATAACCCTTCGAATTATGAATGGTACTTAAGGTTATTTTACGTTGTTGACGATGGCCTTTTCGTGACCCCCAGGAATAAGGGGGAGAGGTATCAAACCGATATGCCGGTGGACAACAGTTTGATGAGAAATCTCCTCATAACGTTGTCGAGAAATGTGAAAACGTACATGCATTGTGAAGATGACCTAAATACACTAAGCAGGATCGCTTTCGTTTATTCGTACTTCTGTGTGAGGGACAATACCCTTGTGGAGTTACTCATTCGTAAAATTTTCCaatgtatgcatatgaaaaaaaataaaaaaataaaatatttttcgctaGCTGCTTTGGCCTTCGAAAAGTGGAAATTGTACAGCGTCAAATTTATGCATGCGTACTCCTCCCTTTTGACTAAGACAGTTGACAAATTGacaagaaaaggggaaggggtaCTTATCAAccgggagaagaagaagaaaaaaaaaaaaacgaaattaaaacATGTCAACCTGTTCGatgtgcacaaaaaggagaaaaaaaaattatcactcATCAGTTTGAAAGACATTCTGACGTACTTATATGTTCTGAAGAGGAACGACGTGAAGGACAATAACTTTGTTGAGAGGCTGCTGCGATACGCAAGCTTGTTTTGGGGAGATGACTTGGGAGCACAGGGGTGCACCCCCGGGGAGTGTGTCTCCCTATctgtgaacaaaaaaaaggaaagcttCAACACTGACACTgtttcgcaaaaaaataagctcCTAACAAGCCCTGCATTCCGTAGCGCCCTCTATGCAAATAGGAAACGACACAAAAACAGGAGTAACATGTTGACGCTTTATGCATTGTATAGAATTAGTAAGCGTGCTGCCCGTCGAAGAGAGATGCCCCTCAGTTGTTTTGCAAATCGAGTTTGGCTGCACGGGGATGGAGAGAAGGGACCAACCCCCCATGAGGAGGGAGGGGAAAGCAACGTACCGATGCATAACAAACCCGTCGAGCTAAGCATAAAGAGTTGGCAGAATGACCCGCGTGATAGTACGCCCAGCGAGAACAGCAGCGCATTTTCCCCAGCCGATTACGGACCAGAGTCCACTGTCTTCATCAACAAGCAGCGCACGTGGGTTAGTttctacaaaaaggaagtcaTCCCCATGACAGTTTTTCTGCACCACCTGACTCGATATtattacacatttttaaaaaaaaaagaggacttttcaaaattgacAAAGCTGTACAGGGATGTACTCCTCAACAGTGACCTCACGaatcttcactttttttacacccacAAAATTGTAAGCGTTGTCAGACACACAGATGATATATGTAGCAACTTGATATCCACGTCGTTGTACACGTCCGCTGTGCACAAATGCAAACGATAtattgctttaaaaaatgcggGCGTTTTCTCCGACGTATGTGCTCAGAACGTATGCGCTTGTGTTGTGATCCTCTACATACaagttttgaaaaataaaataaaagatgaCCCCTTAACCGAAGCGTTAATTGAGTTCTtggtcaaatttttttcaacgtgTCAGCCTGAACAAGTTActcatcaatttttaatcCCTCCTCTGAAGCTGCTAAGCATGTTGCAATGTCTCCGTGTGAAAGTAGGCCCACGTGACGACAAACGTTACGTTGTGATGGAGGCTATGGACAAAACAAATGGAGTAACAAAGAAGAGGAGCAATGTGGATCAGCTTCCATCCCGTAATACGAACAATCAAAtcgatgaacaaaaaaacaacgttAAGTCAAACGGGAAAAATGCGTTACCATCACGTAAGACGAAATTGCAACTTTTAAACGGAACAATtttgacaattttaaaaGGGCTAAACTGGAACAAcgtggataattttttgctgCTCAAAAGTTACAAATACATGAACAGACTAGCtgggcaggaaaaaaaggcaaagttttgtatgaacatagt